Proteins encoded by one window of Streptomyces clavuligerus:
- a CDS encoding PP2C family protein-serine/threonine phosphatase has translation MSAPHPSKVAGINSSVPPPAHTAAALSAPSATVAAPSGERGGSPAATAPTPTGALQDRLVGWVTDLAALHDLTERMVRTRSVESALQELLHAGAALMGARRGLVVLEPPADLPRAGRPGRATEDRGPSVTRGLGLTHAELGSIETIPRTATAYGRILEGREGTESTESAEGSEGPEGAGAPDGTDGAGRAAVTADGSEAREDSEAPEDQDQGRDHGHGEDHGRAQERERGQERDRDRSGHFGDLSLDPRGREVAARLGCAAAYTQPLTARTTDTLGAAVWLYDDPGAPAPGERRRRIGSLYAGYAAEHLARLLEVERARETVAAVAEELLPSRLPRVPGVSLAARHRTGARGGGDWYDAIPLPEGALGLAVGSVGGSGPGTPAVMGRLRASLRAYAVMEGEDPVAVLSDLELLLRMTEPSRTATALFAHAEPTAGRMVLAGAGHTPPLVIGERRTEFVETSLSAPLGMLTCWEAPSVELSPAPGETVLLYTDGLLRRTGDSMDRAFARLHTAAASVPKAALASPGAIADHILHMMFPPGAPGGAGTAGGPGAPGSDEDIVLLAARFG, from the coding sequence ATGAGTGCCCCTCATCCGTCGAAAGTGGCCGGAATCAACTCTTCAGTGCCCCCGCCCGCGCACACTGCCGCAGCCCTTTCCGCCCCCTCTGCCACCGTCGCCGCCCCCTCCGGGGAACGGGGCGGTTCCCCCGCCGCGACGGCCCCCACCCCCACCGGGGCGCTCCAGGACCGGCTCGTCGGCTGGGTCACCGACCTGGCCGCGCTGCACGATCTGACCGAACGGATGGTCAGGACCCGTTCGGTGGAATCCGCCCTCCAAGAGCTGTTGCACGCGGGCGCCGCGCTGATGGGCGCGCGCCGGGGGCTGGTCGTCCTCGAACCTCCGGCGGACCTTCCCCGCGCCGGACGGCCGGGACGCGCCACGGAGGACCGCGGTCCGTCGGTCACCCGTGGACTGGGGCTGACCCACGCCGAGTTGGGCTCCATCGAGACCATTCCCCGGACCGCCACCGCCTATGGCCGGATTCTGGAGGGACGGGAAGGAACGGAGAGCACGGAAAGCGCAGAGGGGTCGGAAGGGCCGGAGGGGGCGGGCGCGCCGGACGGTACGGACGGAGCGGGCCGGGCTGCCGTGACGGCGGACGGCTCCGAAGCTCGCGAAGATTCTGAAGCTCCCGAAGATCAGGACCAGGGCCGGGACCACGGCCACGGCGAGGACCACGGCCGGGCCCAGGAACGGGAACGGGGCCAGGAGCGCGACCGGGACCGCTCCGGCCACTTCGGGGATCTCTCCCTCGACCCGCGCGGACGCGAGGTGGCCGCCCGTCTCGGCTGCGCCGCCGCCTACACCCAGCCGCTCACGGCCCGGACGACGGACACCCTCGGGGCCGCCGTCTGGCTGTACGACGACCCCGGCGCCCCCGCCCCCGGCGAGCGCCGCCGCCGCATCGGCTCCCTCTACGCGGGCTACGCGGCCGAGCACCTGGCCCGGCTGCTGGAAGTGGAACGGGCCCGCGAGACGGTGGCTGCGGTCGCCGAGGAACTGCTGCCCAGCAGGCTGCCCCGGGTGCCGGGGGTCAGCCTCGCCGCCCGGCACCGCACCGGGGCCCGCGGCGGGGGCGACTGGTACGACGCGATCCCCCTGCCCGAAGGGGCGCTGGGGCTCGCCGTCGGCTCGGTCGGCGGCTCCGGCCCCGGTACGCCCGCCGTGATGGGGCGGCTGCGGGCCTCCCTGCGCGCGTACGCCGTGATGGAGGGCGAGGACCCCGTCGCCGTCCTCTCCGATCTGGAGCTGCTGCTGCGGATGACGGAGCCCTCCCGCACCGCCACCGCGCTCTTCGCCCACGCCGAGCCGACGGCCGGACGAATGGTGCTCGCCGGGGCCGGGCACACCCCGCCGCTGGTGATCGGCGAGCGGCGGACCGAGTTCGTGGAGACCTCGCTGTCCGCGCCGCTGGGGATGCTCACCTGCTGGGAGGCGCCGAGCGTGGAACTGTCGCCCGCGCCCGGCGAAACGGTGCTGCTGTACACGGACGGGCTGCTGCGGCGGACCGGCGACTCCATGGACCGGGCCTTCGCCCGGCTGCACACGGCCGCGGCGAGCGTGCCGAAGGCCGCGCTCGCATCGCCGGGTGCGATCGCCGACCACATCCTGCACATGATGTTCCCCCCGGGGGCCCCGGGCGGAGCGGGCACGGCGGGCGGGCCCGGCGCGCCCGGCAGCGACGAGGACATCGTTCTGCTGGCGGCGCGCTTCGGCTGA
- a CDS encoding bifunctional DNA primase/polymerase, which yields MREILGRRRRLWFRRRKGPVQPAQLDVALTCAAEWHWPVLPGVERRPAGARGERGEGCACPDLECVVPGAHPFDPGVLAATTDERMVRWWWTNRPAAPVVLATGGCAPCAVSLPAAAGARALAELERRELRLGPVVASPTRWSLLVAPYSLEQLGELLFAKDCVPSSLRFHGEGGYVVLPPSETGAGQVRWERAPLPGSATPWLPRVETLVDALVEASINAPDGGSRLAY from the coding sequence ATGCGCGAGATCCTCGGAAGGCGACGCAGGCTCTGGTTCCGGCGGAGGAAGGGGCCCGTGCAGCCGGCACAGCTCGATGTGGCACTCACCTGCGCCGCCGAGTGGCACTGGCCCGTACTCCCCGGTGTGGAGCGGCGGCCCGCCGGTGCCCGCGGCGAGCGCGGGGAGGGCTGTGCCTGCCCCGACCTCGAATGTGTGGTGCCCGGAGCGCACCCCTTTGACCCCGGAGTCCTCGCCGCGACCACCGACGAGCGGATGGTGCGCTGGTGGTGGACGAACCGGCCGGCCGCTCCCGTCGTGCTGGCCACCGGGGGGTGTGCGCCGTGCGCGGTGAGCCTTCCGGCAGCGGCCGGGGCCCGTGCGCTGGCCGAGCTGGAACGAAGAGAACTGCGGCTCGGGCCCGTGGTCGCGAGCCCCACCCGGTGGTCGCTGCTGGTGGCCCCGTACAGCCTGGAGCAACTCGGCGAGCTGCTCTTCGCCAAGGACTGCGTGCCGAGTTCGCTGCGCTTCCACGGCGAGGGCGGCTATGTGGTGCTGCCGCCGTCGGAGACGGGGGCGGGCCAGGTCCGCTGGGAGCGCGCGCCGCTGCCGGGGTCGGCGACTCCGTGGCTGCCCCGGGTGGAGACGCTGGTCGACGCGCTGGTGGAGGCGAGCATCAACGCTCCGGACGGCGGCAGCCGGCTCGCGTACTGA